Proteins encoded together in one Prunus dulcis chromosome 3, ALMONDv2, whole genome shotgun sequence window:
- the LOC117621854 gene encoding uncharacterized protein LOC117621854: MQTAASRTLSRSGLGPRTNVLERLGPQSNVHARLGPQGARVREQSRDERNDRHPPTRSRANTRRQAVEESSQAQSPNMPHGQGTQGDRPLGTEEGVSPSRSRHQRRRPERPSLRAEDDDRRPPTCSRTNTRRQDVEESSQAQSPNLPHWQNTQGDRPLGTEEEVSQSRSRRRRRRPETPVLRAEDVEKLVNDRLQALQLKGSMEEALHKEIDRVDCSPFTDKVERAPPPKRFTTPSITPFKGDSDPESHLRHFRSTMILYKADDALMCKVFAMTLRGAAQDWFHTLPSASIGNFKELALIFTREYTSYKTVRKHADHLFNLRKKPDESLRDYLRRFKAEKANIKGCNDQVASSAFKKGLPTEHELYRELAITPSQTLAEVFTTAERNALWDDDRIAAKKASKQVDHPTKQASQKSNQFERRARDNRRSRPRKGSSEVGTFTEFAIPIHQILAQVKDKPWVRRPPPMKGNPSKRDTSKYCAFHGKHGHYTNNCNAWKRHLEELVREGHCTEFVAKKAIQQIEDRDAAAKEPPQKVIRINTILADSREPGLTTKERKRKISQATYVSQVTTGVPVIVDTPIIGFQKKDLIGLDLPHHDALVICIQIEQAVIERIHVDEGSAANILQLSVIQQMGLDPRLANLPGRLLASMGPHQSQLERSTLTSTHPQCSTRKPSWSSTRSLLQWNLGPTVDQQDRGHHICSTPEDSLPYPWRRNRADQ, translated from the coding sequence ATGCAGACAGCCGCGAGCCGTACTCTGAGCCGTTCGGGGCTCGGACCAAGGACCAATGTGCTCGAGAGGCTAGGCCCACAGTCTAATGTCCACGCCCGCTTGGGCCCACAAGGAGCTCGAGTTCGTGAGCAGTCGCGTGACGAGCGCAACGACCGACACCCACCAACCCGCTCGAGGGCCAACACGCGGCGGCAAGCTGTAGAAGAATCCTCACAAGCTCAATCTCCTAATATGCCCCACGGGCAGGGCACCCAAGGGGATCGACCCTTGGGAACCGAGGAAGGAGTTAGCCCGTCACGCTCGAGACACCAAAGACGTCGACCTGAGCGCCCCTCCTTGCGGGCAGAAGATGATGATCGACGCCCACCAACCTGCTCGAGGACCAACACGAGGCGACAAGATGTAGAGGAATCCTCACAAGCTCAATCTCCTAACCTGCCCCACTGGCAGAACACCCAAGGGGATCGACCTTTGGGAACCGAAGAAGAAGTTAGCCAGTCACGCTCGAGACGCCGAAGACGTCGGCCCGAGACTCCAGTCCTGCGAGCAGAGGACGTCGAGAAGCTAGTGAATGACCGACTCCAAGCTCTCCAACTTAAAGGAAGCATGGAAGAAGCCCTGCACAAGGAAATTGATCGAGTTGACTGCTCGCCCTTTACCGACAAAGTGGAACGAGCTCCTCCACCGAAGCGGTTCACAACACCATCCATCACTCCattcaagggagactctgaTCCTGAGAGCCATTTGAGGCACTTCAGGAGCACCATGATCCTGTATAAGGCAGACGATGCCCTGATGTGCAAGGTGTTCGCGATGACCCTGCGAGGAGCAGCTCAAGACTGGTTCCACACTCTACCGTCAGCATCGATAGGAAACTTCAAGGAGTTGGCACTCATCTTCACAAGGGAGTATACCTCCTACAAGACGGTCAGAAAGCATGCAGACCATCTATTCAACCTGCGCAAGAAGCCAGATGAGTCTTTACGAGACTACCTAAGACGGTTTAAGGCTGAAAAGGCTAACATCAAAGGATGCAATGACCAAGTTGCATCCTCAGCTTTCAAGAAGGGCTTGCCAACCGAGCACGAGTTATACCGGGAGCTGGCCATAACACCAAGTCAAACCTTGGCAGAAGTGTTCACGACGGCAGAACGCAACGCACTTTGGGACGATGATCGAATCGCCGCAAAGAAAGCCAGCAAGCAAGTTGATCACCCGACGAAGCAAGCAAGCCAAAAGAGCAACCAGTTCGAGCGAAGAGCCCGAGATAACCGCAGATCGCGGCCCCGAAAGGGAAGCTCAGAAGTAGGGACCTTCACTGAGTTCGCTATCCCAATTCATCAGATCCTGGCTCAAGTGAAGGACAAGCCGTGGGTGAGGAGACCGCCACCCATGAAGGGAAACCCCTCCAAGAGGGACACCAGTAAATACTGCGCATTCCACGGGAAGCACGGACATTACACCAACAACTGCAACGCTTGGAAAAGGCATCTTGAGGAGCTGGTCAGAGAAGGTCATTGCACAGAATTCGTTGCAAAGAAGGCCATCCAGCAGATCGAGGATCGTGATGCGGCTGCCAAGGAGCCTCCCCAGAAGGTCATTCGAATCAACACCATTCTAGCTGACTCCCGGGAGCCTGGGCTGACCACCAAGGAGCGCAAGAGGAAGATCTCGCAGGCGACTTATGTCTCCCAAGTCACAACAGGAGTACCAGTCATTGTGGATACACCCATCATTGGTTTCCAGAAGAAGGACTTGATCGGGCTTGACCTACCGCATCATGACGCGCTAGTCATATGCATTCAGATTGAACAAGCTGTGATCGAGCGAATTCATGTGGATGAGGGCAGCGCAGCTAACATCCTGCAACTATCTGTCATCCAACAGATGGGATTGGACCCAAGATTAGCAAACTTGCCAGGTCGCTTACTGGCTTCAATGGGGCCACATCAATCACAGTTGGAACGATCGACCTTGACGTCCACTCACCCCCAGTGCTCTACTCGCAAACCTTCATGGTCATCAACGAGATCTCTCCTACAATGGAATCTTGGGCCGACGGTGGATCAGCAAGATCGAGGCCATCACATCTGCTCTACACCAGAAGATTCGCTACCCTATCCCTGGAGGCGGAATCGGGCAGATCAATAG
- the LOC117621106 gene encoding receptor-like protein kinase isoform X2 yields MQLYLFNFFFLLLLLCFSVSISTVSSLSSDGLALLSLSKHWTSVPASISSSWSASDATPCQWVGIECDNAHNVVTLNLTGYGISGQLGPEVGSFRHLQTLDLSVNNFSGKIPKELANCSLLENLDLYKNGFSGAIPESLFAIPALAYVHLYTNNLNGSIPGNVGNLSELVHLYLYENQFSGVIPSSVGNCSKLQELFLGQNQLTGELPMSLNNLENLVYLDVAINSLEGSIPLGLGTCKNLIYLDLSYNKFSGGIPPGLGNCSNLTQFSAVGSNLEGTIPSSFGQLKYLSTLYLPLNHLSGKIPPELGKCESLKILRLYKNQLVGEIPSELGMLTQLEDLELFENRLTGEIPVSIWKIQSLQHILVYNNSLTGELPEVMTELKQLKNISLYNNLFFGVIPQSLGINSSLWQLDFTNNKFTGKIPPNLCHGKQLRVLNLGFNRFQGTIPSDVGNCSTLSRLKLEQNNLIGVLPQFAKNSSLSYVDISNNEIGGEIPSSLGNCSNLTAINLSMNNLTGVIPQELGSLAELGSLILFKNNLVGPLPPHLSNCTKMYKFDVGSNLLNGSIPSSLRSWTGLSTLILSDNSFTGGVPPFLSEFEKLSELQLGGNFLGGAIPSSIGALVSMFYALNLSNNALTGPIPSELGKLARLQRLDLSHNNLTGTLKALDYINSFIEVDVSDNNFTGAVPETLMNLLNSSPLSFLGNPYLCVNYLPSCGSTCARRNNSFKPCNSQSSKHRGLSKVAIAFISLGSSLFVVFVLHVLVYMFLLRKKTKQELEISAQEGPSGLLNKVLEATANLNGQYIIGKGAHGTVYKASLAPDKDYAVKKLLFAGHEGTRLSMVREIQTLGTIRHRNLVKLEDFCLRKDHGLILYRYMQNGSLNDVLHEIKPPPTLEWSVRYRIALGTAYGLEYLHYDCDPPIVHRDVKPMNILLDADMEPHIADFGIAKLLDQSSASTTSIAVVGTTGYIAPENAFRPAKSVESDVYSYGVVLFELITRKKALDPSFVEQTDIVGWVRSVWSNTEEIDQIVDSSLLDSSIMDQVVDVLMVAFRCTDKDPRKRPTMRDVVKQLLDANPQVRSIKG; encoded by the exons ATGCAGCTCTATCtgttcaatttcttcttcttgttgctgTTGCTCTGCTTCTCTGTGTCCATATCTACTGTATCTAGTTTGAGCTCTGATGGGTTGGCTTTGTTGTCACTCTCCAAGCATTGGACCTCTGTCCCTGCTTCCATATCCTCAAGCTGGAGTGCTTCTGATGCCACTCCATGCCAATGGGTTGGAATAGAATGTGACAATGCCCACAATGTGGTTACCTTGAACCTCACTGGTTATGGAATTTCTGGTCAATTGGGACCTGAAGTTGGCAGCTTTAGGCACTTGCAGACTCTTGATTTGAGTGTCAACAATTTTTCTGGTAAAATCCCAAAAGAATTGGCCAATTGTAGTCTTCTTGAAAACTTGGACTTGTATAAAAATGGCTTTTCTGGTGCAATACCTGAATCCTTGTTTGCAATTCCTGCCTTAGCTTATGTACATCTGTATACTAACAATTTGAATGGTTCCATCCCTGGAAATGTTGGGAATCTGAGTGAGCTTGTGCATCTGTATTTGTATGAGAATCAGTTTTCAGGAGTGATTCCTTCATCCGTTGGAAACTGTAGTAAATTGCAGGAGTTGTTTTTGGGTCAGAACCAGTTGACAGGAGAGCTTCCTATGAGTCTGAACAACCTTGAGAACCTGGTATATCTAGATGTAGCTATAAATAGTCTTGAGGGTAGCATTCCTTTGGGTTTAGGCACTTGCAAGAATTTAATTTACTTGGATTTGTCATACAATAAGTTTAGTGGAGGTATTCCACCAGGACTTGGAAATTGTAGTAATTTAACACAATTTTCTGCTGTGGGTAGTAATTTAGAGGGGACTATTCCATCTTCCTTTGGCCAACTCAAGTACCTTTCAACCCTGTACCTTCCTCTAAATCATTTGTCTGGTAAAATACCTCCTGAACTTGGCAAGTGTGAATCCTTGAAGATACTACGCTTGTATAAGAACCAACTAGTGGGAGAAATTCCTAGTGAATTGGGAATGCTGACTCAATTAGAGGACCTTGAATTATTTGAGAACCGGTTAACTGGTGAAATTCCAGTTAGCATATGGAAGATTCAAAGTCTTCAGCATATCCTTGTGTACAATAATAGCCTCACTGGGGAGCTGCCTGAAGTGATGACTGAGCTGAAGCaactaaaaaatatatcattGTACAACAACCTATTTTTTGGAGTTATACCTCAAAGTTTGGGGATTAACAGCAGTTTGTGGCAGTTAGATTTTACCAATAACAAGTTCACTGGTAAAATCCCTCCAAATCTTTGCCATGGAAAGCAGTTAAGGGTGTTAAATCTGGGTTTCAATCGATTTCAAGGCACCATACCTTCTGATGTTGGAAATTGCTCTACTCTTTCGAGGTTGAAATTGGAACAGAACAACCTCATTGGGGTTCTTCCACAGTTTGCAAAAAATTCAAGCCTTTCATATGTGGACATCAGCAACAATGAGATTGGTGGAGAAATTCCATCAAGCTTGGGAAACTGTAGCAATCTCACAGCCATCAATTTGTCCATGAACAATTTAACAGGAGTTATACCCCAGGAACTAGGGAGTCTTGCAGAACTTGGTTCTTTGATTCTTTTCAAAAACAATTTGGTTGGTCCTCTGCCTCCTCACCTATCAAATTGTACCAAAATGTATAAGTTTGATGTGGGATCAAATTTGTTGAATGGCTCCATTCCATCGAGTTTGAGAAGTTGGACAGGTTTATCAACGCTGATTTTAAGTGACAACAGTTTTACTGGCGGTGTTCCACCTTTCTTGTCGGAGTTCGAAAAGCTTTCAGAGCTACAACTTGGTGGAAATTTTTTGGGAGGTGCCATTCCCTCATCAATTGGAGCATTGGTTAGTATGTTTTATGCATTGAATCTTAGCAATAATGCATTGACAGGTCCGATTCCTTCAGAGCTGGGGAAGTTGGCAAGACTACAACGACTAGATCTATCTCATAACAATTTGACAGGGACTTTAAAAGCTCTTGATTatatcaattcattcattgaGGTTGATGTTTCAGACAATAACTTCACAGGTGCAGTACCAGAGACATTGATGAACCTTTTGAACTCATCTCCATTATCATTTTTGGGCAATCCCTACCTATGTGTCAATTACCTTCCATCATGTGGCTCAACTTGTGCAAGAAGAAACAACAGTTTTAAGCCATGCAACAGTCAATCAAGCAAGCATAGAGGCCTTAGTAAAGTGGCAATTGCATTTATATCCCTAGGTTCTtcattatttgttgtttttgtgctTCATGTACTGGTTTATATGTTTCTCTTGCGCAAAAAGACAAAGCAGGAACTTGAGATCTCTGCTCAAGAGGGGCCATCTGGCTTACTCAACAAAGTATTGGAGGCTACAGCGAACCTTAATGGTCAGTATATCATTGGGAAAGGAGCCCATGGAACTGTCTATAAGGCCTCTTTGGCTCCAGACAAAGATTATGCTGTCAAGAAGCTTCTATTTGCGGGGCATGAAGGAACGCGTTTGAGCATGGTTAGAGAAATTCAAACCCTCGGGACTATTAGGCATCGGAATCTGGTTAAATTGGAAGACTTCTGTTTAAGAAAGGACCATGGTTTAATCTTGTATAGGTACATGCAAAATGGGAGCCTTAATGATGTTTTGCATGAAATTAAACCCCCACCAACTCTTGAGTGGAGTGTCCGCTATAGGATAGCACTTGGAACTGCATACGGGTTGGAGTATCTCCATTATGATTGTGACCCCCCTATAGTTCATCGAGATGTCAAACCAATGAACATCCTCTTAGACGCTGATATGGAGCCGCATATTGCTGATTTTGGTATTGCTAAACTTCTGGATCAGTCTTCTGCATCAACGACGTCCATTGCAGTTGTGGGAACAACTGGATATATTGCACCAG AAAATGCATTTAGACCAGCGAAGAGCGTGGAATCTGATGTGTACAGTTATGGGGTTGTTCTATTTGAGCTGATAACTAGAAAGAAGGCATTGGATCCATCATTTGTGGAGCAAACTGACATTGTAGGATGGGTTAGGTCAGTGTGGAGCAACACAGaagaaattgatcaaattgttGATTCAAGCCTTCTGGATTCAAGTATCATGGACCAAGTTGTCGATGTGCTTATGGTGGCATTCAGATGTACTGATAAAGATCCTAGAAAGAGGCCGACGATGAGAGAtgttgtgaagcaattattagATGCAAATCCCCAAGTGAGAAGCATAAAAGGCTAG